The stretch of DNA GGCGTCCCGGCGCTGTCCGGTCGTAGCCCCCGGACCCAGCGCTGTTTGCACCGCCTCGCTCCAGGCGCGAGGCGTGCGGGTGGCATAGTTTGCGGGCAGGTTTTCACCACCGGGATTGATGCGGGCAAGGATCTGGGGCAAGCGCTGCGCCACCTGGCCGCGCGTCATGCCGGAGCGCAGTTCGGGGGAATAATACGCCTTGAGCATCAGCATGTCGAAGCCGGTCAGAACCGTGTGCACGTTGTCATCATTGAACACGCTGTCGGGCAGGCGGTAGAGGTCGTTGAGCGGACCGATGGCCTGCGCCAGTTCCTCGTGCAGGCAGTCGCGGACCTCTTGCGGGCTTGCGTCATTGGGCAGGAAGATCGCCAGCCGTTCACGGGTGCGCAGGTTTGACCAACTGGTGCGGGGCGTGCGGCGGTTGGGCTTGTATTCCGAGATCGTCGTAATGTTGGGCACCACGAAACAGGCGGCGTGGGGCAGCGCCTTGCGGATATCGCTGCGCGACACCGCTTCGATGGTGATGTTTGCCGCGTTGCCGGGCGCTGCTTCGTAAATGTCGATATGTGCTTCGGTCCGCAAGCGGTGCATCAGGCGGCGCAGGTCGGTGCCAAGCGAGGCGGGCGGTTTGCCGGTCACGCGGACCGAAATAGGTCCTTCGAACCGGGTGAAGACAGGCAGGGCGCGGCCTGATTCCAATTGGAAGCTCAGTTCGATGAAATCCAACGCCAAGTCGTTGTTCGACCGGACTGGCTGCACGGGGCGCGGTGCACCGAATGTCTTCATCGGCGGCAGGTCACTGCTGGCGGGCAGGGCGCGTGTCGGGGTGTCGCCGGGTGTGACGGGCGCACAGGCATTGAGCAACAGAACGAGGGGCAAAGCAAAGCGACGCATCCGTGTCATCCCCGTTCGTACTTGATGAAGGGAGACAGCTTGCCCACGCGGTCATACAGCTTGCGGGCCTGCGTGTTGAAATCCTGGGTCAGCCAATAGACCGACGGGGCTCCGACCGCGTCAGCGGCGGCATAGACGCCCTCGATCAGCGCGCGTCCGATGCCGCGGCCGCGCACGGCCGGGTCTGCATAGAGGTCTTGCAGGTAGCAGACGTTTTCGACGTTCCAGCCATGGCGGTGAAACAGGTAATGGGCGAGGCCGACAGGTCTGCCGTCTATCTCGGCAATCAATGCATTGAAATCTTGGGGATCGTTGCCCAACAAGCGATCGAAATAGGTGTCAAAGACTTCTTTTGG from Tateyamaria omphalii encodes:
- a CDS encoding DUF2927 domain-containing protein, with translation MRRFALPLVLLLNACAPVTPGDTPTRALPASSDLPPMKTFGAPRPVQPVRSNNDLALDFIELSFQLESGRALPVFTRFEGPISVRVTGKPPASLGTDLRRLMHRLRTEAHIDIYEAAPGNAANITIEAVSRSDIRKALPHAACFVVPNITTISEYKPNRRTPRTSWSNLRTRERLAIFLPNDASPQEVRDCLHEELAQAIGPLNDLYRLPDSVFNDDNVHTVLTGFDMLMLKAYYSPELRSGMTRGQVAQRLPQILARINPGGENLPANYATRTPRAWSEAVQTALGPGATTGQRRDAAERALDIAQAMGWRDHRRAFAHYANGRLLLASDPKAAQSHFRAADQFYAATPGADLHRAYVATQLAAYAISRGDGDTAMVTLAPHIDRAARNENAALLSTLLLLRAEALDLQGRAAEARTVRLDSLGWARYGFGSDWAVRAKLREISSLSPLKG
- a CDS encoding GNAT family N-acetyltransferase — encoded protein: MTGSDALIVRPLISSDRSAWHELWAAYLAFYETSRPKEVFDTYFDRLLGNDPQDFNALIAEIDGRPVGLAHYLFHRHGWNVENVCYLQDLYADPAVRGRGIGRALIEGVYAAADAVGAPSVYWLTQDFNTQARKLYDRVGKLSPFIKYERG